The stretch of DNA CTGTTTCTCGGAGGGTGTCCGcaccaccatccatcccCGCACCCCCGCATGTTGTGCCGCCTCGAGAACGACATGTTTGGAGAACATGGAAGGTCCTGTCAATGGAACTCATCGTCGATCGTATGGCTATTAAACATTTGCACCCATCGCCGACGCCACTCTCCCTGATGCCTTCGATGAGGTTGACAATACATGCGCTGACGATCAGCACAATGGGTTGAGATTGGTTGCTATTCGACTTGCGCATGAGGAGCGAGATGGTAAATTTGTTTTTTAATGGCACATACTGCACCAGGTctggatgaaaaaaaaaaaatggttCAGCGAGAGAACGAGCAAAAAGGATTTGaataaaaagagaaagaaaacgaaCCAGAAGCTGTTCTCCGTGATTCTCAGATCGGGTTTAAGTTCTATCTAGCGTTAACTTAACCTCCTAACCTGATCCCCTCCAATGTCCGCGCGCTCCCACCCTCCCTCATTGGTAAGATCCAAGTTCATTGGCGATTCGTTCATCTTGTAATACTGATTTTGTGCCACAGAATGTGATGGTGGGTAATGACCTTGTTGACCAACGCGCCATGAATCTTCTTGGTGCCCAGCGCGTGGCGCTCGAAGTCGACGACGATGTTACGCCCCTCAGTAAGTGCAATAATGCACACGGACCGCAACGATCCCATCTGTTGATGAATTTATTGTTAATGGAGGTCGTGATGAAGGGAAGGAAATGGATGCGTTCATACTCGCCTGGGAGCGCGCATTCGAGTGGGGGTGATGTGCCAGTCAAGATGACGAACGGGTCTAGCTAACCCCAATAACAGTATGCAAGCTTGTCGCACTGCCCTTCTGTTAATCCTCAACCACTGTCGGCTGCATATACCCGTGCTTCgagtcgttgtcgtcgttgtAGGATGGTGGTAGAAGAGAGAAATGAAAAAGTACCGTGGGCGTGTTTGTCCGTGTTGTGGACACGGCGGAAGCAAAACGCACTGGCAACTGGATGGATGGACGGATGGGCCGCGAAACCGAGAaaagaacacaaaaaaaaaaaacacacacacagtGAAACATAACATTATACATTTCGTATGGATGTGGACGTACAGGGGTGGCTGAAGTATAAAAAGGACACCAACTATgaggtttttttcttcatcccctctcctctcctctcttctCATGTTCTCTCCTCTGCTCgcatcctctttctcttccctcCGCTCAACGCCCTTCAGCACGCCCCTTTCAGCTATCCTACACACGCACCGACACAGCCGATGGATGGAAGCGCACCGCGACGTGTCAACAAATGCACAGGAATACAATGCCGTGAATGTTACTTATCCCTCTTCCACTGCCCTCTGCTCAACACCCTTGGCAGCACGCCCCCTGGTCCGTCCTATGCTTTGCACCAACACCGCATATGGATGCAGAAGCGCCGCGCCGCAATATGGCCCACATCACCGTGAGTATCGTCCGCCCCCTCGCATTCTGAGCCGCTGCTAACCATCACCCTCGCAGGAACATTATTGCCGACGAGTGAAGGATCTGGGAGGTAGAGGTCGACGACAGACGACCAAGTGAGTCTACTCTGTCCTCGCATCCCTCTGCAACCTCACAACCATCATCCCATGTTTTGTTTGCCTGGGTCCACTCTTGAAGACCGCCCCATAAAAGTGTTGAATTGACCTGGAAGGCGACGCCGGCGACGGACAACGATACCTATGTAAGTAATTCAACGTGTGGTTTACTGTGAATCATACTGGACTGACCTTGACACGAGGATTCTCTGCACTAGAATGCAGCACACCCCGTGCCCCGCTCACCTCAACCGCCCCGCAGCAGAGAAGATTTGTAGCCGTTTCCAGCAGCGACTCGTGCTCAGATTTAACGTGTGGACCACGGATGGTaggggagggagggatgGTGCTGATGCCCTGGATGTGTGAGTACGCCGTGGGAAACAACAGGGCACCAGCTGGACACGTCGGAGAGAGTACGGGCCAGCGACGGCGTCGTTTCGCGTGATTTTGTAGTCGGGTGGGGGGAATACGGGTCTAGTTGACGGGCTTGAGGATGGCGTTGCAGGGCAGGTAAGTTGACCCGTTGTCGACGCGAATCATACTAGACTGACCTGAAATACAGTAGCTGACATCCAACCACGCCCGCCTGTCCATCTTCTCTAGTGACATACACCCTGTCGGCACCTTGCAAGTCTACAGGCGCTCCCGCGCCAGCCCATATCGTATGACAAGGTGGTTTCGCATGGCTTTGGATGCGGTCATTTTCGAGTTGGATGAGTGAAGGCAAAGGGCTGGTGGTTGCGAGGTGAGATGCACTCGTCACAGCGGACTCACTAAATGTGTGTGCTCTTGGTCAACGTCGATGCAGAGCGGGAGGCAATAATTGTGAGAGGTTTGGGCGCTGAAATTGATGGTTTACATTGCAGGGATTGTTAATGCTCATTTAATAGTACGACCGCGAGTGTGAATGTGAGTGTGAGAGTGTGTGTCGTGTGGTACGAAGACGGGATGGGACGGGACAGGTGGAGATGGGTGGGAGATAAATGCTGCCAAAACTGAAGAAAACACACCTTAATGCATATAATATATGTGTGACAACAACCTCTGCTCATCGCCCCAATTCAGCCCTCATCCAATCGTAGTATAGTAATGACCGTCAGCGGAGCTTCGAAGATGGATGGAGGTGTTAACCAATGAAGAGGAGCCATGGAGGACAGCAGCAGGGTGAGGGGTAGAGCTGGATGCAACAATGATACGAAGTGCATAATATGGTAACACGTCGCTGCAGTGCGCGTAAGGGTAAAaggcggagtttgaatgcaaTGACAACAGCATGGACAAACAACTCGCCGTACGTTGCCGTTGGGAAGGCGGCGCGGCGGCAGAGAGAGGCTGCAaatggaggcggaggcggcaGCAACAGGCGGCGAGTGGAGGCGGTGGCAGCAGTAGCGGCCCGGGGGTGGCGGtgcaacgacacgcagcagagtgcgtgtcgtggtggttggcgagtggacgcgacggcgggacgacagcCGGCGAGGggaggcggcagcagcagcagcagcccgGAGGTGGCAGTGCAAAGACATGCAGCGGCGAGCGCGAGTGTCGGGACAGCAAGCGCGAGTGTTGGGACAGCAAGCGCAGGCATTGGGACAGcgagcgcaggcgtcgggggcggtgagacaggcgggaggccggcctccagtgcctgtcaaaaattatttttagacagaggccggcctccagtgcctgtcaaaagttatttttagacggaggccggcctccagtggcctccatcaatttggaggccggcctccataaattacacatttaattacgtagcacctccgtatgtacaaaataaaatattttgaaagtgtatttgggggtttttggggtccaggaatccgaatctggcatcagatttcaggaattctgaacaggaggcccaatgcaacgaaggcccccccttcgggggggaataagcctagGAACCAGGCCCATCTGTTGAGGATGAAAATGCGGATGTTGAGATGACCACGGACGCGCCTGCCACGGATGTTGTGCAACCCCTGCCCATTACACCCGACAACGATATGGTCAGATGCCTGCGCCAATCCTATGGATACCTCCCTGGCACAACGACGACAGCCTGCGCCGCGTCAGACTGGGATGAACTTGTCGAAACCTTTGGGTTTACAGAGTTACTTACCCCAGAAGTTGCCCTGGACGCTCGACAACATATCCACATGTTTTACATGGCTTCCATCGAGCCTGCGAGCACAGAAATGCCCGCCGCCCTCTCTGACCTCAATACGCACAGCCTGACATCCCTGTCTCGTCTGCTGGACCTGTCGCAAATACACCGCCCTCACCAGaatctttttgttttttcagaACCTCGTTCAGAGGAACACGAGTGGATGTTGGGTGTCGAAACGGCGGAGATCGCCCTCTACGTGTGTCGGCTCAGGTTAGAGCACTCCTGGGCTCGCATCGACTCCCTCACAAAAATGCTGCTGGAGAGAGGTGTGCCCTGTCGCACTCTCATGGGCATTGAAATGTCGGGTCGCTGCTCCACTGTCCAGGAGCCATACACCCCTCGATCTGTCCGCCCGTCAGCGTACAAATTTGGCGTTGATGACTTCGAAGCATACCGATTGCAATGCGagaacatcatcaaacaccaacaacacggTCGGGCTGCCTTGCTGAGGGGTGGATTGGTGGGTAGGATAGCCAGTGAGTTTCTGAGCGTCGACGATGGGCTGGCTGGCCCCTCTAAGGAAATCATTCAGAACCGGCAGGGGTTCATCGTGCCAGCTGGCGACACGACTTGGTGTTATTGCGACGACCAGCTCACGGAGAACGAGCTGTCCATTATATGCGGCACCTACACGCTgtacacaggtatgttttccttgtttatTCTCAATTTTATGCACTAACAACATTTTTCTCAGCTACTAAAGGTCAAATAACTGTAAAATCGTGGTTCCCTCCCCCGAACCTGTGGCAGGTGCCCCCCAGCATGAACGGATCACAATGGGTGGAATGGACGCCTGCCAACGAGGCATGGTACCGTGAACGCGTAGAAGACATCCGCACTCGGCAGGCCCAGCCATTAACAAGAGTGCAATGGAAATCAATATTGCGCGGCACTCCTCCCAGTAGGAAGCTTCTGGCGGCAGCGTCTCAACGAGCTCAGGCCTTTGTCAACGGGCACGTACCGGTGGTGCCAACTTATCGTGTTCGCCCAGGCCTGTAGTTACATtgtcaatgtaagtgttttttcatttaagAATAGCCCATTCTAACAAAAATATGTAGATATAtgcgtgtttttttgttcaaaatgtcatataaatttattttttggtGTCTACACAAGAGAGCTCGCGTGAGATATATACAAGTTGATATCAGGGTAAGATGACTAGTTATAAAAAATCTAACAAAATTACAGTACAGCAAGGCCGAGGTGTATCAAAGACAAAACAGCGAAATGGCAGCGACAGGAGGCGAGTAGAGGCAGCGCGGCGgcagcgacaggcggcgacggcgggacaacaggcggcgacggcggaatgacaggcggggaggggaggcggcagtggcagcggcggcccggtgtggcggcgcaacaacacgcagcagagtgcgtgtcgtggtgggcggcgagtggacgcgacggcgggacgacgcgcggtgacgttgtgacgacaggcggcgacggcgggacgacaggcggcgacggcgggacgacaggcgttgacagcggaatgacaggcggcgaggcaggcggcagcggcagcggcggtccGGTGTGACGGCGCAACAAcatgcagcagagtgcgtgttgtggtgggcggcgactagacgcgacggcgggacgacgcgcggtgacgtcgtgacaacaggcggcgacgacgggatgacacgcggtgacggctgaacgacagacggcgacggcgggacgacacgcgctgacggcggaatgacaggcggcgagggaaggcggcagtggcagcggcggtcCGGTGTgacggcgcaacaacacgcagcagagtgcgtgttgtggtgggcggcgagtggacgcgaaggcgggacgacaggcggcgacggcgggacgacacgcgctgacggcggaatgacaggcggcgagggaaggcggcagcggcatgacaggggacgaggagaggcggcagcagcagcagcggcacgggtgtggcggcgcaacaacacgcagcagagtgcgtgttgtggtgggcggcgactagacgcgacggcgggatgacgcgcggtgacgtcgtgacgacaggcggcgacggcgggatgacacgcggtgacggctgaacgacaggcgtcgagtggaggtggcggcagcagcagcggcccggaggtggcagcgcaacaacatgcagcggcaagcgcaggcgtcgggcagacggcgagcgcaagcgttgggacggcgagcgctggcgttgggacggcgagcgcaagctttgggacggcgagcgctggcgttgggacggcgagcgcaagctttgggacggcgagcgctggcatcgggagacaggcgggaggccggcctccagtgcctgtcaaaagttatttttagacggaggccggcctccagtggcctccatcaatttggaggccggcctccataaattacacatttaattacgtagcacctccgtatgtacaaaataaaatattttgaaagtgtatttgggggtttttggggtccaggaatccgaatctggcatcagatttcaggaattctgaacaggaggcccaatgcaacgaaggccccccctttgggggggaataagcctagGCTGGTCAACTTGCTGACTGTGAGGTGTCTTCAGAATGAACACGCTGCCCTCATACCTCGCATCCTCGAGCTCTCTATCGCATCGCCGTCACCAGGGAGTCCGTCTGGCAGCGAGTCGGATGGGCATGCTCCGTGCAGTCCCTCCTACTACGTGTTGTACAGGCCGTCGTCATTGGGCTGTTCAACGTTCAGACTGTAGGGTGAGGTCATACCGTCTCTTCACTCTCCACTGTTGTCACTCTCGCCACTGTGTATCCTGCAGCTATTCCCTCACTCCTACACTTCCCGTGTTGTGTGCGAGGTTGTTGTCACTCGCATCCGCAACCATCGCAAGCGTCGTGATCGCCTGCTCCTGCACATACCGCCTCACCTGCGTCTGGTCACCGCCCGGATTCAACAACTTCAGCAGGCGCTTGACAATCGGGTCAAGATAGGAAAGGAGGGTATCACGCTTGATGCCCTCGCAGAAGTTGATAAGCGCCGACGCGGTGTGCGCGTGGACTCGTGGTTCGGGATCTTCGAGGGCGGGGATGAGGACAGCGAAGAGTTGGCGGTGGAAGCGGTGTTTGTAATTGCTGGGCATTGCAAACTTGGTGGTGGGAAGTTGATATGTCGCGTCAGAGCATTCAACAAGGTCAGAACGCATCAAAGATACCGCAAGTCGACGTGCTTATGCGGGAAGTCGCTATCTGACTTGTGTCGAGAACGCGTTCAGACTAGCTACGTTGTGTCGGAGGAATGGCAGCACGTGTGGGCAGCGGGACACACATTTATTCTGGCTCATCGGACGGCCTTGAAGTCGATATGTCGCGTCAGAGCACTCTGGCTACACAAACGAGGTCAGGACGCATGAAGAATACCGCAAATTGACGTACTTACCAACTCTCCTTTAATGTCTTCTAACAGGTCACCTCGCGTGAAGTCGATACATTGCATCCGAGCATTCAGACTATAGAATAAAAGTCAGAATGTGCCCAAAGCACTTACCATATCTTGATATACAAGTTGGGTAGAACTATAAAATAGCAGATGGACCGCTCGCGGGAAGTCGATACGTTGCGTCGGAGTATTCAGACTATAAAGTAAACGTCAGAAAGTGACCAAAGCACTCAAATTCAACTTACTTACCACTCAATGTACAAGTCGAGTAGATGGGCAACTCCCGGGAAatcgatacgtcgtgtcgGAGTATTCAGTCTTTAAAAGACCCAATGGACCGCTCGCGggaagtcgatacattgCCTCTGAGCACTCTGGGCTgaaaaaaa from Psilocybe cubensis strain MGC-MH-2018 chromosome 7, whole genome shotgun sequence encodes:
- a CDS encoding Importin-5 yields the protein MGFDLRFGRPVNIEQRGLVTESLNARMQCIDFTRGDLLEDIKGELFAMPSNYKHRFHRQLFAVLIPALEDPEPRVHAHTASALINFCEGIKRDTLLSYLDPIVKRLLKLLNPGGDQTQVRRYVQEQAITTLAMVADASDNNLAHNTGSVGVRE